Proteins found in one Candidatus Saccharibacteria bacterium genomic segment:
- a CDS encoding response regulator encodes MNPIKKVLLVEDDSQLSKIYQTRLEAEGFELKVAQDGEEGLAIALDFKPDLILLDIMMPKISGYDVLDILKNTPEFKSKIVIISALSQPSDIQRAKSLGADQYLVKSQVSIAEVVDTIKSLVS; translated from the coding sequence ATGAATCCAATTAAAAAAGTCCTATTAGTCGAAGATGATAGTCAGCTAAGCAAGATCTATCAGACCCGATTAGAAGCAGAGGGCTTTGAGCTCAAAGTTGCTCAGGATGGCGAAGAAGGATTGGCAATCGCCTTAGACTTCAAACCAGATTTAATCCTGCTTGACATTATGATGCCAAAGATTTCCGGATATGATGTATTGGATATTTTAAAAAATACTCCTGAGTTCAAATCCAAGATTGTAATTATCAGTGCGCTTTCTCAGCCAAGTGACATCCAGCGAGCAAAATCCCTCGGAGCTGATCAGTATCTAGTCAAGTCTCAAGTCAGCATTGCTGAGGTAGTAGATACAATCAAATCCCTAGTCAGTTAA